One region of Alosa alosa isolate M-15738 ecotype Scorff River chromosome 1, AALO_Geno_1.1, whole genome shotgun sequence genomic DNA includes:
- the ndufb6 gene encoding NADH dehydrogenase [ubiquinone] 1 beta subcomplex subunit 6, whose amino-acid sequence MVGYTADEKLRVDQLTTLRRKWLKDQELSTREPVVEPKPLGRIQKFWAGFLEPKSLWRLYTFKAYNAGAFAVTRVLIPAWIVHYYVKYHVSTLPYGVVALKPRLFPGDTVLETGEVVPPLPEAEDHGHH is encoded by the exons ATGGTTGGCTATACAGCGGACGAGAAACTCCGCGTCGATCAACTAACCACTCTAAGAAGAAAATGGTTGAAGGACCAGGAACTTAGTACCAGGGAACCTGTGGTTGAACCCAAACCGCTCGGCCGCATTCAGAAATTCTGGGCAGGCTTTTTGGAGCCTAAGAGCTTGTGGAGACTTTAT ACGTTCAAAGCCTATAACGCTGGTGCTTTCGCCGTTACACGAGTGCTGATTCCTGCTTGGATTGTGCACTACTATGTCAAATACCACGTTTCT ACACTGCCATATGGTGTTGTTGCTTTGAAGCCCAGACTGTTTCCA GGTGACACTGTTTTGGAGACCGGAGAAGTTGTTCCTCCCCTTCCTGAAGCTGAGGACCATGGACATCACTGA
- the LOC125297908 gene encoding PRELI domain-containing protein 1, mitochondrial-like isoform X1, producing the protein MVKYFFNETDIKSSWDHVTTAFWQRYPNPFSTHVLTEDVVFREVTADHQLRTRRLLTKTNRLPRWAECFFPINLSQSVYILEDSVVDPVSKSFTTYTWNLNHTTLMTVRERCVFQQSEERPHCTDIQREAWISSGIYGFSRPIQEFGLARFKSNQVKAMKGLEYVLANMHGEVPQWLLRDSVKDASEKAKGAAMAATEKAKTLASAASPQKPSQYV; encoded by the exons ATGGTGAAATATTTCTTTAATGAGACTGATATCAAAAGTTCATGGGACCATGTTACCACTGCGTTTTGGCAGAGGTATCCCAATCCATTCAG CACTCATGTCCTCACGGAGGACGTTGTGTTCAGGGAGGTGACCGCAGATCATCAGCTCCGCACTCGGCGCCTTCTCACGAAGACAAATCGTCTCCCGCGGTGGGCAGAGTGCTTCTTCCCCATCAACCTTTCGCAGTCTGTTTACATCCTGGAGGACTCTGTTGTTGACCCAGTCAGCAAGAGCTTCACCACGTACACGTGGAACCTCAACCACACGACACTGATG aCGGTGCGGGAACGCTGCGTGTTCCAGCAGTCGGAGGAGCGGCCGCACTGCACCGACATCCAGCGCGAGGCCTGGATCTCATCCGGCATCTACGGCTTCTCCAGACCCATCCAG GAGTTTGGGTTGGCACGCTTCAAGAGTAACCAGGTGAAAGCCATGAAGGGGTTGGAATACGTATTGGCCAACATGCACG GAGAAGTGCCCCAGTGGCTCCTCAGGGACTCGGTGAAGGACGCGTCTGAGAAGGCCAAGGGGGCCGCTATGGCCGCCACAGAGAAGGCCAAGACACTAGCCTCGGCCGCCAGCCCACAGAAACCCAGCCAGTATGTTTGA
- the LOC125297908 gene encoding PRELI domain-containing protein 1, mitochondrial-like isoform X2 produces the protein MVKYFFNETDIKSSWDHVTTAFWQRYPNPFSTHVLTEDVVFREVTADHQLRTRRLLTKTNRLPRWAECFFPINLSQSVYILEDSVVDPVSKSFTTYTWNLNHTTLMTVRERCVFQQSEERPHCTDIQREAWISSGIYGFSRPIQEFGLARFKSNQVKAMKGLEYVLANMHGLCFRLTVVEKCPSGSSGTR, from the exons ATGGTGAAATATTTCTTTAATGAGACTGATATCAAAAGTTCATGGGACCATGTTACCACTGCGTTTTGGCAGAGGTATCCCAATCCATTCAG CACTCATGTCCTCACGGAGGACGTTGTGTTCAGGGAGGTGACCGCAGATCATCAGCTCCGCACTCGGCGCCTTCTCACGAAGACAAATCGTCTCCCGCGGTGGGCAGAGTGCTTCTTCCCCATCAACCTTTCGCAGTCTGTTTACATCCTGGAGGACTCTGTTGTTGACCCAGTCAGCAAGAGCTTCACCACGTACACGTGGAACCTCAACCACACGACACTGATG aCGGTGCGGGAACGCTGCGTGTTCCAGCAGTCGGAGGAGCGGCCGCACTGCACCGACATCCAGCGCGAGGCCTGGATCTCATCCGGCATCTACGGCTTCTCCAGACCCATCCAG GAGTTTGGGTTGGCACGCTTCAAGAGTAACCAGGTGAAAGCCATGAAGGGGTTGGAATACGTATTGGCCAACATGCACG GACTCTGCTTTAGGCTCACAGTGGTG GAGAAGTGCCCCAGTGGCTCCTCAGGGACTCGGTGA
- the toporsa gene encoding topoisomerase I binding, arginine/serine-rich a: MATTKMKLRVRKKAPVSSISQAMSAEASPDSKCPICLDKFKNMAYLDLCLHKFCFRCIHEWSKNKAECPLCKQPFNSIFHSIKAENDFKKYDLRPTENGSFGNLGGQRFRYRTTVTGDRRRPQRRTSPPPDNGVMFESLASPASPRQDRSLHRMMMRLAARRRAENEGRAMRALQEQELIKFRRALYRRGVRVRSVRDNGRTRDTSAEFFQRNPACLHRLVPWLKRELTVLYGAHGSLVNIVQHIIMSQITRYNMEEDAIVQELRPFLQARTEHFVHEFINFARSPYNMEAYDQHAVYDCPAPSSEEDSSSNSSVIAISEDEEDSVGLNSNPNSMTGSTLSQTPWDDETPGPSYSTEPVQTMALSVRDSDSESSVEEADGPVATQGSPPVTVDGSAQARDHASSGEDDCLIVGYVKPMAERTPELVQLSSDSEESVQDESTAAPKQPMHIHFGSELNSPASVSSSSTKHKSTEKESPRLTGGKENERNTPEKGRDPGLVEGSPSSDQHTSSSLALNPDKGPEDRSDRRHRARDHTRSRSGSWSRSRSHDRSSHSSRRHSRSRSQSRDHFREGNHPDRRHDKQGGDHSVCGREAAPHAYHWHSYSHYSCERDRSRKHYTEKRSSYTSYYISPDRHSRPRSRSRSRSHSRESRRRERRHSRSRSSSDSRSSHRKSKHDKPGGKRKYKTRHLEEPAPKNGASKQLESAEDGVKERKSSKEKHGKKSRERSMKRSPSVEIVYEGKSGDQTRRHHKKKKKHKKKSKRHRSKDRSSRHSPVIITIDSDSDHATNTKDLTCPIGSNSDVDDPIPNLSPPLVPSSNPAGGCLLDSILQHWEQQFPTVSQSVGASVMTDPPDPLTGEADPVTSQPNPLAGSPHPLTSQPVLLINQSGPSDNQTGYLTDSLDSLTDPPSLLTDPPHSLTSEPDPLVNQPDFSANMPDGSTETLNPLIDTSTTLSDPPHSSTDDPGSLTHQLETLVEQSNHLTNQQNPLTEPHTPVADPADKQESLGGACDVPLC; encoded by the coding sequence ATGGCAACAACAAAGATGAAACTGCGGGTCCGAAAGAAGGCTCCAGTTAGCAGTATTTCTCAGGCCATGTCTGCCGAGGCCTCACCAGACTCTAAATGTCCCATATGCCTGGACAAGTTCAAAAACATGGCCTACCTTGACCTATGCCTGCACAAATTCTGTTTCCGTTGCATCCATGAATGGTCCAAAAACAAAGCAGAATGTCCCCTATGCAAGCAGCCATTCAACTCAATCTTTCACAGCATAAAAGCAGAGAATGACTTTAAGAAGTATGATCTGCGGCCTACTGAGAATGGCTCGTTTGGGAACCTGGGTGGCCAGAGGTTCAGGTATCGTACCACAGTGACTGGTGACCGCAGACGACCTCAGCGAAGGACATCCCCGCCACCTGATAACGGGGTTATGTTTGAGAGTCTGGCATCTCCTGCTTCCCCACGACAGGACCGGAGCCTTCACCGCATGATGATGAGACTGGCAGCGAGGCGGAGGGCTGAGAATGAGGGTAGGGCCATGCGAGCACTGCAGGAACAGGAATTGATTAAGTTCAGGCGTGCCCTATACCGGAGAGGGGTGCGTGTTCGGAGTGTGCGGGATAATGGACGTACCCGGGACACGTCAGCAGAGTTCTTCCAGAGGAACCCAGCTTGCCTTCACCGTCTGGTGCCTTGGCTAAAGCGAGAGCTGACTGTGCTGTATGGTGCTCACGGCTCCCTCGTTAATATTGTTCAACACATCATTATGTCACAGATAACCAGGTACAACATGGAAGAAGATGCCATAGTCCAAGAGCTTAGGCCTTTTCTTCAAGCACGTACTGAACATTTTGTGCACGAATTTATTAATTTTGCCCGTTCTCCTTACAACATGGAAGCTTATGATCAGCATGCTGTCTATGACTGCCCGGCCCCCTCTTCGGAGGAAGACAGCAGCTCAAACTCATCTGTAATTGCCATCTCAGAGGATGAAGAAGACTCTGTGGGTTTGAACTCCAACCCTAACTCTATGACTGGCAGCACACTGAGCCAGACGCCGTGGGATGACGAGACGCCAGGGCCCTCCTACTCCACAGAGCCTGTCCAGACTATGGCACTGTCAGTGAGAGACTCGGACTCTGAGAGCAGTGTTGAGGAGGCTGATGGGCCCGTCGCTACACAGGGAAGCCCCCCAGTTACAGTCGATGGATCTGCACAGGCGAGGGACCATGCCTCTTCTGGAGAGGACGACTGCCTCATTGTGGGGTACGTTAAGCCAATGGCTGAACGGACACCAGAGCTGGTCCAGCTTTCATCTGACTCGGAGGAGTCTGTACAGGACGAAAGCACAGCAGCCCCCAAGCAGCCCATGCACATCCACTTTGGCTCTGAACTCAACTCCCCAGCCTCCGTCAGCTCCTCATCAACGAAGCACAAGTCCACAGAGAAAGAATCTCCCAGACTGACTGGTGGGAAAGAAAATGAAAGGAACACCCCAGAAAAAGGGAGGGATCCAGGTTTGGTTGAGGGGTCCCCATCATCAGACCAGCACACTTCATCAAGCCTGGCTCTCAACCCAGATAAAGGGCCAGAGGACCGAAGTGACAGAAGACACCGAGCTCGAGACCACACAAGATCACGGTCAGGGTCGTGGTCTAGGTCCAGAAGTCATGACCGGTCATCTCACAGCAGCAGGAGGCACTCCCGGTCCCGGTCTCAGAGCAGAGACCACTTCAGAGAGGGGAACCATCCAGACAGGAGGCATGACAAACAGGGGGGTGATCACTCCGTTTGTGGCCGAGAGGCAGCGCCACATGCGTACCACTGGCACTCGTACAGCCACTACAGCTGTGAAAGGGACAGAAGCcgaaagcattacacagagaaaAGGTCCTCCTACACCAGCTATTACATCAGCCCAGACCGCCATTCCCGGCCGCGGTCGCGCAGCCGGAGCCGAAGCCACAGTCGGGAGTCACGCCGGCGGGAGCGGCGACACTCCAGAAGCCGCTCCAGCAGTGACTCGCGGTCCTCCCACAGGAAGTCCAAGCATGACAAGCCTGGGGGAAAGAGGAAGTACAAAACACGCCACTTGGAGGAGCCCGCGCCCAAGAATGGAGCTTCCAAACAACTTGAGTCTGCAGAGGATGGTGTGAAGGAGCGAAAATCAAGCAAAGAAAAGCATGGAAAAAAGTCAAGAGAAAGATCTATGAAGAGAAGTCCAAGTGTAGAAATTGTGTATGAGGGCAAGTCTGGAGATCAAACCAGGAGacatcacaaaaaaaagaaaaaacacaagaaGAAGAGCAAGAGACATAGGAGCAAGGATCGAAGTAGTAGGCATTCACCTGTTATAATTACCATAGATAGTGACAGCGATCATGCTACTAACACTAAAGACTTGACTTGCCCCATTGGCAGCAACAGTGATGTTGATGACCCCATCCCAAACCTTTCTCCTCCTTTAGTCCCCTCCAGCAATCCTGCAGGTGGCTGCTTATTAGACTCTATACTGCAGCACTGGGAACAGCAGTTTCCCACAGTCAGTCAAAGTGTTGGAGCCAGTGTCATGACTGATCCACCAGACCCTTTGACAGGGGAAGCAGATCCAGTGACAAGTCAGCCAAATCCCTTGGCTGGTTCCCCACATCCCCTGACCAGTCAACCAGTCCTCCTGATAAATCAATCAGGCCCATCGGATAATCAAACAGGGTACTTGACTGATTCACTAGATTCCTTGACAGATCCACCCAGCCTCCTAACCGATCCGCCACATTCTTTGACAAGTGAACCCGATCCGTTGGTAAATCAACCAGATTTTTCTGCTAACATGCCAGATGGTTCGACTGAAACATTAAATCCATTGATTGATACGTCAACCACTTTGTCTGATCCACCACACTCCTCTACCGATGACCCAGGTTCTTTGACACATCAGCTAGAGACATTGGTTGAACAGTCAAATCACCTCACTAATCAACAAAACCCCTTGACTGAGCCACATACTCCTGTCGCTGACCCTGCAGATAAACAGGAGTCTTTAGGTGGGGCGTGTGATGTGCCACTGTGTTAA